From a region of the Dictyostelium discoideum AX4 chromosome 2 chromosome, whole genome shotgun sequence genome:
- a CDS encoding WD40-like domain-containing protein, giving the protein MSLFKRITNLFAPSQQSNLIECNGYFYHFYKGQWVCLFNDCELVIHKFENYKYQIQVTRIVDQEQENERRKQREAEGLEDEEEEENLVNYFEFPVTNGLELYNEIGPLGNFSLSWKGTNTRFLFEFDSNNNNNNNNNNNNESIETTGNQLKRILCQCIYESMYLTPYTNGSDNEIDNNCREFQTIVRAPLTTNVKTIQAEKVTLPQQSQQEVIEEDVKPSNLYLPKDLLKEEKKKVLNSSSGSTTVSSSSSSSSNSFIKKLAPITGEELFRCPVSLYLETNSQFNLKDPQVIVLLNKTKPLEYTFYITKEDNVPIFSQLIDSNMFPQFFNEQISFIWFNALDEQPCRWSIKFSIAEEYEEFRSKFTVLHYEVVNQAKFKGKKDDIEYMANILTEDHKDDEIVFDTDDGFNAHDLEDFDNLDINESNSVADLLSEHQNSDQELDQESDDDEEDEEDEEESGEEEEESGEEEEEESSEEEQVKQPVKKPIKQEPKEESEEEESEEEEEESEEEEEESEGEESEEEEEESEEEKDNGRKVFRVPLRKPTTESEESDEDEDEEESDEDEDEESDSEENLSEDKKQISKDFSKSKNSSLIVGYKDKSYVVRGSTIGVFNTDDDGIKFNTAITNIKQKDGKNFSPKKMMLQQQDQTLLMLNPEKKSNVYKMDLNRPDIVEEWDMNWRNQPTLTNSVVSQYKNDDETNNQLFVGYNGNNMFLVDPRESKNKVTVKFHGGSNPKSVTTCAATTGSGQIAFGTSKGEIKLFSKTQFDQNKRSVTSSDPLGAIARSRTTLPGIGDPIVGIDVTKDGKWIVATCKQYIMVIPASLKDGSSGFEDRLGARRPSPKRLILKPQDIKRMGGVVNFTPAKFNIVGDEQSETSILTSTGSFLITWNFRKIKQNILDVYQIKQFQDGVVAEQFKSNRDNSIVVTFPDNVILSKKK; this is encoded by the exons ATGTCACTCTTCAAGAGAATTACAAATTTGTTTGCTCCAAGTCAACAAtccaatttaattgaatgtaATGGTTATTTTTATCACTTTTATAAAGGACAATGGGTTTgttt atttaatgaTTGTGAATTAGTTATtcataaatttgaaaattataaataccAAATTCAAGTTACAAGAATTGTAGATCAAGAACAAGAAAATGAAAGAAGAAAACAAAGGGAAGCAGAAGGTTTAGAAgatgaagaggaagaagagaatcttgtaaattattttgaatttccaGTTACAAATGGATTAGAATTATATAATGAAATTGGACCATTAGGTAATTTCTCATTAAGTTGGAAAGGTACAAATACAAGATTCTTATTCGAAtttgatagtaataataataataacaataataacaataataataatgaaagtaTTGAAACAACAggaaatcaattaaagagaaTATTATGTCAATGTATTTATGAATCAATGTATTTAACACCATATACAAATGGATcagataatgaaattgataataattgtagAGAATTTCAAACAATTGTTAGAGCACCATTAACAACTAATGTCAAAACTATACAAGCTGAAAAAGTTACACTaccacaacaatcacaacaagaGGTGATTGAAGAGGATGTAAAACCTTCAAATTTATATCTAccaaaagatttattaaaagaggagaaaaaaaaagtattaaatagtagtagtggttcAACAAcagtttcatcatcatcatcatcatcatcaaattcatttatcaaaaaattagCACCAATCACTGGTGAAGAATTATTTAGATGTCCAGTATCATTATACCTTGAAACTAATAGtcaattcaatttaaaagatCCACAAGtcattgtattattaaataaaactaaaccATTAGAATATACTTTTTATATAACAAAAGAAGATAATGTTCCAATATTCTcacaattaattgattcaaatatGTTTCcacaattttttaat gaacaaatttcatttatttggtttaatGCATTAGATGAACAACCATGTAGATGGAgtataaaattttcaattgctGAAGAATATGAAGAATTTAGAAGTAAATTTACAGTACTTCATTATGAAGTTGTTAATCAAGCTAAATTTAAGGGTAAAAAAGATGATATCGAATATATGGCAAACATTTTAACCGAAGATCataaagatgatgaaataGTTTTCGATACTGATGATGGTTTTAATGCTCATGATTTAGAAGATTTCGATAATTTAGATATTAATGAATCAAATTCTGTTGCTGATTTATTATCTGAACATCAAAATTCTGACCAAGAACTTGACCAAGAatcagatgatgatgaagaagatgaagaagatgaagaagaatcaGGTGAGGAGGAAGAAGAATCAggtgaagaggaagaagaagaatcaAGTGAAGAGGAACAAGTTAAACAACCTgttaaaaaaccaattaaacaAGAACCAAAAGAAGAGTCTGAGGAGGAAGAATctgaagaggaagaagaagaatctgaagaagaagaagaggagtCCGAGGGTGAAGAGTCTGAGGAGGAGGAAGAAGAATCTGAAGAAGAGAAAGATAATGGAAGAAAAGTATTCAGAGTACCATTAAGAAAACCAACTACTGAATCAGAAGAGTCTGATGAAGATGAGGATGAAGAAGAAtctgatgaagatgaagatgaagaatcaGATTCTGAAGAAAATTTAAGTGaagataaaaaacaaatttcaaaagattttagtaaatcaaaaaatagcTCATTAATTGTTGGTTATAAAGATAAATCATATGTTGTTAGAGGTTCAACAATTGGTGTTTTCAATACAGATGATGatggaattaaatttaatactgcaattacaaatattaaacaaaaGGATGGTAAAAACTTTTCACCAAAGAAAATGATGCTTCAACAACAAGATCAAACTTTGTTAATGTTAAATCctgaaaagaaatcaaatgtATATAAAATGGATTTGAATAGACCTGACATTGTAGAGGAGTGGGATATGAATTGGAGAAATCAACCAACCCTAACCAATTCAGTGGTTTCTCAATacaaaaatgatgatgaaactaACAATCAATTGTTTGTAGGCTacaatggtaataatatgtTTTTAGTGGATCCACGTGAATCAAAGAATAAAGTTACCGTTAAATTTCATGGTGGTTCAAATCCAAAATCTGTAACTACATGTGCTGCCACCACTGGTAGTGGTCAAATTGCTTTTGGTACGTCTAAAGGTGAAATCAAACTTTTCAGCAAAACTCAATTCGATCAAAATAAACGTTCCGTCACCTCTTCCGACCCTTTGGGTGCTATTGCTCGTTCACGTACTACCCTACCGGGTATTGGTGATCCAATCGTTGGTATCGATGTCACCAAAGATGGTAAATGGATCGTTGCAACCTGTAAACAATATATCATGGTCATACCAGCTTCACTCAAAGATGGTAGTAGTGGTTTTGAAGATCGTTTGGGTGCTCGTCGTCCTTCACCAAAacgtttaattttaaaacctcAAGATATTAAACGTATGGGTGGTGTCGTCAATTTCACACCAGCCAAATTCAATATCGTTGGTGATGAACAATCTGAAACCTCCATTCTCACAAGCACCGGCAGTTTCCTTATCACTTGgaattttagaaaaattaaacaaaacatTTTGGACGTTTatcaaattaaacaattccAAGATGGTGTTGTAGCtgaacaatttaaatcaaatagaGATAATTCAATAGTTGTTACTTTCCCTGATAAtgtaattttatcaaaaaagaaataa
- the dlcB gene encoding cytoplasmic dynein light chain has translation MSSNKYIINVKNADMPDFMQQDATECTIKAFEETNIERDIAMIIKKEFDKKYSPTWHCIVGKSFGSFVTHETKNFIYFNINKHSVLLFKAG, from the exons atgtcttcaaataaatatataataaatgttAAAAATGCTGATATGCCAG attTTATGCAACAAGATGCAACAGAATGTACAATTAAAGCTTTTGAAGAAACAAATATTGAAAGAGATATAGctatgattattaaaaaag aatttgataaaaagtATTCACCAACATGGCATTGTATAGTTGGAAAAAGTTTTGGTTCATTTGTAACACACGaaactaaaaattttatttattttaacatTAATAAACATTCTGTACTTTTATTTAAAGCaggttaa
- the acgA gene encoding adenylate cyclase: MKKTFVKILSKSYVEGYPVGFFIGLIILAIFGSMVCIFSFMHYSEEENSNIQMDLERSSKQIIHNIQMNAMYLLSSIDTLKALYYVNPNFDRNDFNVFLNTTLKNSEFQYLFWIKKINNNDRNCFEEKFSKEIKDTFQIYSFDENTNSIHVAKNKSSYFPILHAFPDINKDIIGLDINSTDYMNETIKKSIFNKKPTVHLNKKVLLSKRNIDILIVSPIIVTKTLESTNETMEDMSHISSGLFLMEKNVQASRIEVENGNDFTIFLSTTNGEIVYQENYLNFKTLYQVHESGLFEDRLKYESSLKIADCVLKLWIFTTEEYENNSKTYLPLLVSIISAVILVLLITYSVDQRKQKSLIAKIMREKNNLINKILPLEVSVKLENGEDVVAERSNNACVFFLDIAGFTRFSSIHSPEQVIQVLIKIFNSMDLLCAKHGIEKIKTIGDAYMATCGIFPKCDDIRHNTYKMLGFAMDVLEFIPKEMSFHLGLQVRVGIHCGPVISGVISGYAKPHFDVWGDTVNVASRMESTGIAGQIHVSDRVYQLGKEDFNFSERCDIIHVKGKGRMKTWYLMGKKSSDFSLKKDFSRSRVQPSLFNRKQSHVHCIYPEFPSGLQALNIENNLNNTDAGCENCSKILKKTYAYSPDHSTSNYYYHGDDNSPPPPSLNSNDLIDGSEYHDDPFPSDSNVGYHDTSKDIKEDENEQNETLLFNQEQLKKKQIENIQRDLSLNDSIEAIKILNNNNNNNINDNNINNTNLNNNNNDININNSDNVNNYENNNNFSDKIENNDGDNNNINDNNYKSTNENNIKSKTLFKDSKSLINDIKMAKENCDNNDDNNNNNNNNNNNNNNDENVESKKNK; encoded by the exons atgaaaaaaacatTTGTAAAGATACTATCTAAATCATATGTTGAAGGATATCCagttggtttttttattggatTAATCATTTTGGCAATATTTGGTTCAATGGTATgcatattttcatttatgcATTATAGTGAAGAAGAGAATTCCAATATACAAATGGATTTAGAGAGATCTTCAAAACAAATCATTCATAATATTCAAATGAATGCAATGTATTTATTATCCTCAATTGATACTTTAAAG gcACTATATTATGTAAATCCAAATTTCGAtagaaatgattttaatgtatttttaaatacgACATTAAAGAATTCagaatttcaatatttattttggataaaaaagataaataataatgataggAATTGCTTTGAAGAgaaattttcaaaagaaattaaagatacttttcaaatttattcttttgatgaaaatacaaattcaattcatgttgcaaaaaataaatcctcttattttccaattttaCATGCTTTTCCAGATATTAATaaa gaTATAATTGGATTAGATATTAATTCAACAGATTATATGAATGAAAcaataaagaaatcaatatttaataaaaaaccaacagtacatttaaataaaaaagtattattaagtaaaagaaatatagatattttaattgtatcaCCAATAATAGTGACAAAAACATTGGAATCAACAAATGAAACTATGGAAGATATGAGTCATATATCAAGTGGGTTATTCCTAATGGAAAAGAATGTTCAAGCATCAAGAATTGAAGTTGAGAATGGTAATGATTTCACAATATTTCTTTCGACTACAAATGGTGAAATAGTTTATCAagagaattatttaaactttaAAACCCTCTATCAAGTTCATGAATCTGGTCTATTTGAAGATAGATTAAAGTATGAATCAAGTTTAAAGATTGCAGATTGTGTATTAAAATTATGGATTTTTACAACGGAAGAGTATGAAAATAATTCCAAAACCTACTTACCATTACTTGTATCAATAATATCGGCGGTGATTTTAGTGTTGTTAATAACCTATTCGGTGGATCAAAGAAAACAGAAATCTTTGATTGCAAAGATAATGAGagaaaagaataatttaATCAATAAGATTCTACCATTGGAAGTTTCTGTTAAATTAGAGAATGGTGAAGATGTCGTGGCGGAGCGTTCAAATAATGCTTGTGTCTTCTTTTTAGATATCGCTGGTTTCACAAGATTCTCTTCAATTCATTCTCCGGAACAAGTTATAcaagttttaattaaaattttcaattcaatGGATTTACTTTGTGCAAAACAtggtattgaaaaaattaaaaccataGGTGATGCTTATATGGCCACTTGTGGTATCTTTCCGAAATGTGATGATATTCGTCATAATACTTATAAAATGTTGGGTTTTGCAATGGACGTTTTGGAATTCATACCAAAAGAGATGTCCTTTCATTTGGGTCTACAGGTTCGTGTAGGCATTCATTGTGGTCCAGTTATATCGGGTGTCATTTCAGGTTATGCAAAGCCACATTTCGATGTTTGGGGTGACACTGTCAATGTCGCCTCTAGAATGGAGTCTACGGGTATAGCTGGTCAAATCCATGTTTCCGATCGTGTCTATCAATTGGGTAAAGAGGATTTCAATTTCTCTGAACGTTGTGATATCATTCATGTCAAAGGTAAAGGTAGAATGAAAACTTGGTATCTCATGGGTAAGAAATCAAGTGATTTCAGTTTGAAAAAGGATTTCTCAAGATCACGTGTTCAACCATCTCTATTCAATCGTAAACAATCCCATGTTCATTGTATTTATCCTGAATTTCCAAGTGGTCTTCAAGCATTAAACATTGAAAACAATCTAAACAATACTGATGCAGGTTGTGAAAATtgttcaaaaattttaaagaaaacttATGCTTACTCACCCGATCATTCAACTAGTAACTACTATTATCatggtgatgataattctccaccaccaccatcactaAATTCAAATGATCTAATAGATGGTAGTGAATACCATGATGATCCATTTCCAAGTGATTCAAATGTTGGTTATCATGATACttcaaaagatattaaagaagatgaaaatgaacaaaatgaaactttattatttaatcaagaacaattaaaaaagaaacaaattgaaaatattcaaagagatttatcattaaatgattcaattgaagcaattaaaattttaaataataataataataataatataaatgataataatattaataatactaatttaaataataataataatgatattaatataaataatagtgataatgttaataattatgaaaataataataatttttctgataaaatagaaaataatgatggtgataataataatataaatgataataattataaatcaacaaatgaaaataatataaaatcaaaaactctttttaaagattcaaaatcgcttattaatgatattaaaatggCAAAAGAAAAttgtgataataatgatgataataataataataataataataataataataataataataatgacgaAAATGtagaatcaaaaaaaaataaataa
- the argB gene encoding N-acetylglutamate kinase — protein sequence MTTTLSNSQLPKLSSSTPSTSSIKQRKLQNSNNSPNTDNAPPSSSSSSSPPPPSSTTLATPPAINNLVSPSNNPLLEHPNPTQTFPHFNDLKAGHALSKAYQDHHVDNGSNLNSLNSHLLQLPGIKSNLNIFNNNNNTNNNNNNEDKLSNNNNGNNSLVNSSGSGIISSSSNNNTPTKRSSSNTFQRVVDPDEEPLNVYSISGFLSKSLIFLISLLPSRLVEKLLLLFAWLQYELLKAKGRNLGGTQQSFSKLKKKRKSQKKKKNKLLTASLTPSSSSSTAAILSSIQTTGGPIPVAHSKSSPLVATKHQRRSSLSTSTPGLNSILKAHTKPPILGGSNSNSSNNIVGLGSSSISPLNGHHGTGIQHLNAIKDKLAHQQQKHLQHRIHLHQQAQQQAQQQQAHQPQQELKLFPTTSIPDQIPVTATGQPSTPTIKLTSVDSTPEFESPISTTINENDEEKSTEQQDHHQEEEEEQQQQQQQQPLADIDFTKINFKHRPSITELESSDSDTSNKSGITNLKVTFSDNLNNHLNNNNNNNNNNNGKMLDWNTYLNPNDYRLGNHQMSQENLMLQQHSQHLQKQQKQLQHHHNMNQSDEENSNEDIPTMGRHRSDSISVLPSLVTKPISEIRRVNSEQTLFQSSEDTLRFEANQQSKKEFEDFLRSVKDIKDVHNWLRNFSGSASKKIAIVKISRRILDTPYGIESAAASLCFMYKFGLYPIVIHGGMNDISKLPISQVVKERRMRSALLKEAIKKNGVGCSVLTPDICEIEPFIQPEGNGSGGDTSSDLSGDEIEYGQNDILPSGGLSMKIDSFDYDILTQVLDKGKIPVWDSVCESVDGVDIPINSDITTFELAKRIQPYKILFACNDGGILDSDHKAIPVVYMDQDYQTLIEADHTTNRRRVQLKQMKRIVDNLPSSTTVVVTSIENVTHQLLFPRLANGTIIKKSEENKVLIFDNTNYQNIDMDRLKELIENSFGKMLSTDYFDYLKDSLYRLYLCVSSDGEYNGCAIVTFKEPDYIPYLCKFCVKKSAQGLGLGDLVWRALQRDNEKLYWRSRNSNPLNPWYFQRCQGSFRADESFTIFWYGDDKFEDGSFLVETALSKPVTIIPNPTVS from the exons ATGACAAcaactttatcaaattctCAATTGCCAAaattatcatcttcaacaccatcaacatcatcaattaaacaaagaaaattacaaaattcaaataatagtcCCAATACTGATAAtgcaccaccatcatcatcatcatcatcatcaccaccaccaccatcttcAACAACATTAGCAACACCACCagcaattaataatttagtaTCTCCTTCAAATAACCCACTTTTGGAACATCCAAATCCAACACAAACATTTCCACATTTTAATGATCTAAAAGCTGGTCATGCTTTAAGTAAAGCATATCAAGATCATCATGTTGATAATGGTAGTAATCTCAATAGTTTAAATTCTCATTTACTTCAACTACCTggtattaaatcaaatcttaatatttttaataataataataataccaataataataataataatgaagataaattaagtaataataacaatggcAACAATAGCTTAGtaaatagtagtggtagtggtattattagtagcagtagtaataataacacacCAACAAAGAGAAGTAGTAGTAACACTTTTCAAAGAGTAGTTGACCCAGATGAAGAACCATTGAATGTTTATTCAATTAGTGGTTTCCTTTCAAAGtctttgatatttttaatttctttacttCCATCTCGTTTAGTtgagaaattattattattatttgcttgGTTACAATATGAACTTTTAAAAGCAAAAGGTAGAAATCTTGGTGGTACTCAACAaagtttttcaaaattaaag aaaaaaagaaaatcacaaaagaaaaagaagaataaattattaacagCAAGTTTAACACCATCGTCATCGAGTTCAACTGCTGCAATTCTATCATCTATTCAAACAACTGGTGGACCAATTCCAGTTGCTCATTCAAAATCTTCACCATTGGTTGCGACAAAACACCAAAGAAGATCATCATTATCGACATCGACACCGggattaaattcaattttaaaagcCCATACTAAACCACCCATCTTAggtggtagtaatagtaatagtagtaataatatcgTTGGTTTAGGTTCTTCATCCATATCACCATTGAATGGTCATCATGGTACTGGTATTCAACATTTAAATGCtattaaagataaattagctcatcaacaacaaaagcATTTACAACATAGAATTCACTTACATCAACAAGCTCAACAAcaagcacaacaacaacaagcacaccaaccacaacaagaattaaaattattccCAACAACTAGTATTCCTGATCAAATTCCAGTTACCGCCACTGGACAaccatcaacaccaactatTAAATTAACAAGTGTTGATTCAACACCAGAGTTTGAATCACCAATTTCAACTACAATCAATGAGAATGATGAAGAAAAATCAACAGAACAACAAGATCATCaccaagaagaagaagaagaacaacaacaacaacaacaacaacaaccattgGCTGATATTGATTTCACTAAAATTAACTTTAAACATAGACCATCAATTACTGAATTAGAATCTTCAGATAGTGATACTAGTAATAAGAGTGgtattacaaatttaaaagttacTTTCTCTGATAATCTTAATAACCACctcaacaataacaacaataacaataacaacaacaatggtAAAATGTTAGATTGGAATACTTATTTAAATCCAAACGATTATCGTTTAGGTAATCATCAAATGAGTCAAGAGAATTTAATGTTACAACAACATAGTCAACatttacaaaaacaacaaaaacaattacaacatcatcataatATGAATCAATCTGATGAGGAGAATTCAAATGAAGATATTCCAACAATGGGTAGACATCGTTCAGATTCAATTTCAGTATTACCATCGTTAGTAACAAAACCAATTTCTGAAATTCGTAGAGTAAACTCTGAACAAACTTTATTCCAATCGTCAGAGGATACACTTAGATTTGAAGCCAATCAACAAAGTAAGAAAGAATTTGAAGACTTTTTACGTTCAGTTAAGGATATTAAAGATGTTCATAATTGGTTAAGAAATTTCAGTGGTTCCGCCTCTAAAAAGATTGCCATCGTTAAAATCTCTCGTAGAATTTTAGATACTCCATATGGTATTGAAAGTGCTGCCGCCTCTTTATGTTTTATGTACAAGTTTGGTCTATACCCAATTGTAATTCATGGTGGTATGAATGATATCTCAAAGTTACCAATTAGTCAAGTGGTTAAAGAACGTAGAATGAGATCTGCCCTCTTGAAAGAAGCAATCAAAAAGAATGGTGTAGGTTGTAGTGTTTTGACACCTGATATTTGTGAAATTGAACCATTCATTCAACCAGAGGGCAATGGAAGTGGTGGAGATACTTCATCCGATCTCTCTGGTGATGAGATTGAGTATGGTCAAAATGATATTCTCCCAAGTGGTGGGTTAAGTATGAAAATCGATTCTTTCGATTACGATATCCTAACTCAAGTTTTAGATAAAGGTAAAATTCCAGTGTGGGATTCAGTTTGTGAATCGGTCGATGGTGTTGATATCCCTATCAACTCGGATATCACCACTTTTGAATTGGCAAAACGTATTCAACCTTACAAGATTCTATTCGCTTGCAATGATGGTGGTATTCTAGATAGTGATCATAAGGCCATACCAGTGGTATATATGGATCAAGATTATCAAACCTTGATAGAGGCCGACCATACAACCAATCGTCGTAGGGTTCAATTGaaacaaatgaaaagaaTCGTTGATAATTTACCATCATCCACAACGGTTGTCGTCACTTCCATTGAAAATGTCACACATCAATTGTTGTTCCCTCGTTTAGCCAATGGTACTATCATTAAAAAGTCTGAAGAGAACaaagtattaatatttgataatacaaattatcaaaacatcGATATGGATAGACTCAAAGAATTGATTGAAAATAGTTTTGGAAAAATGTTATCCACCGATTATTTCGATTACTTGAAAGATTCCCTCTATAGATTATATCTTTGTGTTTCATCCGATGGTGAATACAATGGTTGTGCAATCGTAACTTTTAAAGAACCAGATTATATTCCTTATCTTTGTAAGTTTTGTGTGAAAAAGAGTGCTCAAGGTTTGGGTTTAGGTGATCTCGTTTGGAGAGCTCTTCAAAGAGATAATGAAAAACTCTATTGGAGATCAAGAAATAGTAATCCATTAAATCCTTGGTATTTCCAAAGATGTCAAGGTAGCTTTAGAGCTGATGAATCTTTCACTATCTTTTGGTatggtgatgataaatttgaagatGGTAGTTTCTTGGTTGAAACTGCTTTAAGTAAACCAGTTACAATTATTCCAAATCCAACAgtttcataa
- the mtrpS gene encoding tryptophan-tRNA ligase has protein sequence MKIDEVNFKDKTKVTVFSGMQPTSSALHLGNYLGAMGNWLKIQDLVTKNNKEEEELLNLSESSSSSSSSQSTKINEKHKLIFSIVDLHSLTSTKSLSPKELQSNTISVAINYLACGIDPEKVILFNQSMVPAHSELTWILNCITSFSKLSNMIQFKEKTKSSNEASVSNGLLSYPVLMAADILLYKATHVPVGEDQTQHLEFTRDIAQAFHSNFKSKFFPYPSIITSEQSKRIMSLQDGRLKMSKSDPLEISRISLTDTDDQIKLKIKKSKTDTIIGITYDPINRPDISNLLSIASETSGIPITDLQSEFKDKSNAIFKEFLSNSIIKNISPIREKINYYQSNPKLVRDILLQGSEKANKIANKNLNIIKDIVGLYH, from the coding sequence ATGAAAATTGATGaagttaattttaaagataaaactAAAGTTACAGTATTTAGTGGTATGCAACCAACAAGTTCAGCATTACATTTAGGTAATTATTTAGGTGCAATGGGTAATTGGTTAAAAATTCAAGATTTagttacaaaaaataataaagaagaagaggaattattaaatttatcagaatcatcatcatcatcatcatcatcacaatctacaaaaataaatgaaaaacataaattaatattttcaattgttgatttacATTCATTAACATCAACtaaatcattatcaccaaaaGAATTACAATCAAATACTATTTCAGTTgcaataaattatttagcATGTGGAATTGATCCAGAAAAggtgattttatttaatcaatcaaTGGTACCAGCACATTCAGAGTTAACTTGGATTTTAAATTGTATTACCTCATTTTCAAAGCTAAGTAATATGATTCAATTTAAAGAGAAAACTAAATCATCAAACGAAGCATCAGTTTCAAATGGACTTTTATCATATCCAGTTTTAATGGCTGCCGATATTTTATTGTATAAAGCCACACATGTACCAGTAGGCGAGGACCAAACTCAGCATTTAGAATTCACCAGAGATATCGCACAAGCATTTCACAGTAATTTCAAGAGTAAATTCTTTCCATATCCCTCAATTATAACTTCTGAGCAATCTAAAAGAATTATGAGTTTACAAGATGGTCGTTTGAAAATGAGTAAATCTGATCCATTAGAGATTTCAAGAATTTCATTAACAGATACTGatgatcaaattaaattaaaaattaaaaaatcaaaaactgaTACAATCATTGGTATAACCTATGATCCAATTAATCGTCCTGATATTTCAAATCTATTATCAATTGCATCTGAAACCTCTGGTATACCAATCACTGATTTACAATCtgaatttaaagataaatcaaACGCAATCTTTAAAGAATttctttcaaattcaatcattaaaaatatatcacCAATTcgtgaaaaaattaattattatcaatcaaATCCGAAATTAGTTAGAGATATTTTATTACAAGGATCTGAAAAAGCAAATAAAAttgcaaataaaaatttaaatataattaaagatATAGTTGGTttatatcattaa
- the mmgt gene encoding TMEM32 family protein encodes MKKGIAKIFCVIGISIFLHTVYSALQHRKYLRLTDQPFEGVPFDIVVECIISLFLFAWGIINSQFLIPIKASTHLAKKSFDSYDYRPNFTVFNHRGKYLNEILNK; translated from the exons atgaagaaggGAATAGCTAAAATATTTTGTGTTATAGGAATTTCTATATTTTTACACACTGTTTATTCTGCACTTCAac aTAGAAAATATTTAAGATTAACAGATCAACCATTCGAGGGTGTTCCTTTTGAT atTGTGGTCGAGTGtattatatctttatttttatttgcgTGGGGTATTATAAATTCacaatttttaataccaaTTAAAGCATCAACTCATTTAGCAAAAaa gaGTTTCGATTCATATGACTATAGACCAAATTTTACAGTTTTTAATCATAGaggaaaatatttaaatgaaattttaaataaatag